Proteins found in one Seonamhaeicola sp. S2-3 genomic segment:
- a CDS encoding transposase → MSGKRLQRHYKDHLSDFKQWEHKSHAKQWLVFPENLGSYLSIDETALSKGELYTIITNKKAKGKKGALVGIFHGTKVEPIIEQLLKIPAKKRAKVKEITLDMANSMKTISTKCFPKAIQVTDRFHVQKLAIEALQDLRIKYRWEALDQENEQIKLSRAADKEFKPVTFSNGDSSKQLLARSRYLLYKSPDKWTPNQKERGQILFNEYPELKKAYGLVQGLRNIFNQAIDIKVAYTKLAHWYKDVEESGFKSFQTVANSITLNYRSVLNYFINRSTNASAESFNAKVKAFRSQFRGVRNTEYFLYRLIKLYS, encoded by the coding sequence ATGTCCGGAAAAAGGCTTCAAAGACATTATAAGGATCACTTAAGTGATTTTAAGCAATGGGAGCATAAGAGTCATGCTAAACAGTGGCTTGTTTTCCCTGAAAACTTAGGTTCTTATTTATCCATTGATGAGACAGCGCTGTCCAAGGGAGAGCTCTATACCATCATTACCAATAAGAAGGCCAAAGGAAAGAAAGGGGCTTTAGTTGGGATATTCCACGGAACTAAAGTGGAGCCTATTATCGAACAACTCTTGAAGATCCCAGCAAAGAAGCGTGCTAAAGTGAAAGAGATTACCTTAGACATGGCTAACTCTATGAAAACAATCTCCACTAAATGTTTCCCGAAAGCCATCCAAGTAACAGACAGGTTCCATGTACAGAAGCTGGCAATAGAGGCGCTCCAAGATCTTCGTATCAAATACCGATGGGAAGCTTTGGATCAAGAAAATGAACAGATAAAGCTATCTAGAGCTGCCGACAAAGAATTTAAACCTGTAACTTTTTCTAATGGTGATAGCTCAAAACAACTCCTGGCCAGGAGTAGATATCTACTGTATAAATCCCCAGATAAATGGACTCCAAATCAGAAAGAGAGGGGACAGATATTGTTTAATGAATACCCAGAATTAAAGAAAGCTTATGGACTTGTTCAAGGCTTGAGGAATATTTTTAACCAAGCCATAGATATTAAAGTAGCTTACACCAAACTAGCCCACTGGTACAAAGATGTAGAGGAGTCTGGATTTAAGAGCTTCCAAACGGTAGCCAATAGTATTACTTTAAATTACCGCTCTGTACTCAACTATTTTATAAACAGAAGTACTAATGCTTCAGCTGAATCCTTTAATGCCAAAGTAAAGGCTTTTAGATCTCAATTTAGGGGAGTCAGGAATACGGAATACTTCTTATATCGCTTGATTAAATTATATTCTTAA
- a CDS encoding Two component regulator three Y domain protein encodes MKILKLIAICLLTSAYSFANISSTEKDALIALYNSTNGDQWNTKWDLNAAISSWYGVTVEENHIVEINLPFNNLQGELPQEIGNFTSLRKLNLGFNKISGTIPSSLSNLQELVSLELFMNAFEGEIPSELGNLKNLESLKLYSNKLSGEIPSSLMGLTNLKELLLGSNFLTGTIPNDIYALSKLEKLSLMDNQFEGEIPVEIAQLTNLEELLLSSNNLTGDLPIEFMSLTKLTTIMVSDNNLNQEYISVSGKNPPGIKTINPTATAVLDIEKE; translated from the coding sequence ATGAAAATTTTAAAACTAATAGCAATTTGTTTATTAACAAGTGCTTATTCATTCGCTAATATTTCTTCTACAGAGAAGGATGCCCTTATAGCCTTGTATAATTCAACAAATGGAGACCAATGGAATACCAAGTGGGATTTAAATGCAGCTATTAGTTCATGGTATGGAGTAACAGTAGAAGAAAACCATATAGTTGAAATAAACTTACCATTTAATAACCTTCAAGGTGAGTTACCTCAAGAAATAGGAAATTTTACTAGTTTAAGAAAATTAAACTTAGGTTTTAATAAAATATCAGGAACCATTCCGTCTTCATTAAGTAATTTACAAGAGCTAGTATCTTTAGAATTATTTATGAATGCTTTTGAAGGAGAAATTCCATCAGAATTAGGAAATCTTAAGAATTTAGAATCTTTAAAGTTATATAGTAACAAACTATCAGGAGAGATTCCTAGTTCGCTTATGGGCTTAACTAACTTAAAAGAGCTTTTGCTAGGAAGTAATTTTTTAACAGGTACTATACCAAATGATATTTATGCCTTATCAAAATTAGAAAAGTTGAGTTTAATGGATAATCAATTTGAAGGAGAAATTCCTGTAGAGATAGCTCAATTAACTAATTTAGAAGAGTTGTTGTTGTCATCAAATAACCTTACGGGCGATTTACCAATAGAGTTTATGAGTTTAACAAAGTTAACTACTATTATGGTAAGTGATAACAATTTAAACCAAGAATATATTAGTGTTTCTGGTAAAAACCCTCCAGGAATAAAAACAATAAATCCAACAGCTACAGCTGTTTTAGATATTGAAAAAGAATAA